Proteins co-encoded in one Conger conger chromosome 4, fConCon1.1, whole genome shotgun sequence genomic window:
- the arhgap29a gene encoding rho GTPase-activating protein 29 isoform X3 gives MGDVDSGSALGLLETRRTRSFENLSVESGASVPEKDDLAGPPPPPRAEEVDEALLTSDSGVESALLYAKAWSKYTKDVLSWVEKRLSLDIECAKGFAKMAESAKTLASQQDYMPFREIYISAFKNDIEYSQVLLQTASALQSNKFIQPLLARKNELDKRRKEIKDQWQREQKKMQEADSALRKARLLQAQRREEYDKARVSTSRAEEEQLAGGGKQLEKRRRLEEEALQKAEEANDHYKACVADVGVKRIELANGKSEILTQIRELVFQCDLTLKAVTVNWFQMQQAQVVSLPVNYQSLCENAKLYEPGQQYLEFVKNLPKDASRLESFSFDGQSPQNSVLPFSKRSMSSSSHGNLSQMSFTSGEFHSADEVESPVHARPGKIEGRRSNSSTDIQALRTQGPFRTWTTSSQGGGMCSDSESVGGSSESRSMDSPTASPGDFKRRLPRTPSTGTMSSADDLDDREPPSPSDNGLSEMVTETASSPGPFRNAQMSKAAQTHKLRKLRAPSKCRECDSLVVFHGAECEECSLACHKKCLETLAIQCGHKKLQGRLHLFGIDFTQAAKNNPDGIPFIIKKCTSEIENRALNIKGIYRVNGAKSRVEKLCQAFENGKDLVELSDLYPHDISNVLKLYLRQLPEPLILFRYYNDFIGLAKECQRIIVEQAEDNSQMSIELNRVIFKIRDLLRQLPPAHHKTLQFLIGHLYRVTEKADENKMTASNLGIIFGPTLIKPRQTDAEVSLSSLVDYPYQALIVELLIRYYEKIFDVPLSPVSISPSAGERSPLPSKVRELRLTPQEKEQHLSRHSKSLVDIKEQSAKVYKRHSSIIPSTHLLDEVKEVKPMPDGLEFAPAMDANSENGLLSKSLSEVQRSNFVFSKSSHSTTKVQLRAPRDKLISRPISMPVERLLNPALVNERNSRNAMETERNPAIQEVTEPEKPGSRVSTYYRKTYIDTHTLRRTWDKQYKHYDVTPRTAMIMANVPSGGVSAGTSTLSASLPASYTSSTTSTILANKPYTVAVRPGRTLKRDENGGEPDPASRAFRASRTLQPPPGTFYKPPQSVRTKKPEEEPGAKSGGEVAVGVEPTAVGAEDLVDASPVDASPVDASPVDASPVDAPPVDAPPVDASPVDVAPVTPPPPQLLASSPEELSQSEAKPVYQRLRPRRLQECEHREAHFV, from the exons TGGCAGAATCTGCAAAGACACTTGCAAGCCAACAg GATTACATGCCATTCCGGGAAATCTATATATCCGCTTTTAAGAACGACATCGAGTACAGTCAAGTTCTGCTCCAGACGGCTTCAGCTCTTCAGTCCAACAAATTCATTCAG CCCCTGTTGGCTCGCAAGAATGAGCTTGATAAACGGAGGAAAGAAATCAAAGACCAGTGGCAGAGGGAGCAGAAGAAAATG CAGGAGGCAGACAGCGCTCTGAGGAAGGCCAGACTCCTGCAGGCTCAGAGGAGGGAGGAGTACGACAAGGCCCGCGTCTCCACCAGCCGGGCTGAGGAGGAGCAACTGGCGGGAGGAGGCAAGCagctggagaagaggaggagattgGAGGAGGAGGCCCTGCAGAAG GCAGAAGAGGCTAACGACCACTACAAAGCCTGTGTGGCAGACGTGGGGGTGAAGAGGATCGAGCTAGCCAACGGCAAAAGCGAAATCCTGACGCAGATCCGCGAGCTGGTGTTTCAGTGTGACCTGACTTTGAAAGCG GTGACGGTGAACTGGTTCCAGATGCAGCAGGCCCAGGTCGTCTCTCTCCCGGTCAACTACCAGTCCCTCTGTGAGAACGCCAAGCTGTACGAGCCGGGGCAGCAGTATTTGGAGTTTGTCAAGAACCTGCCCAAAGACGCAAGTCGGCTGGAGTCTTTCTCCTTCGACGGCCAGAGCCCCCAGAACTCTGT GCTGCCATTTTCTAAACGCTCAATGAGCAGCTCCTCTCATGGGAATCTGTCACAGATGTCGTTCACCTCTGGTGAGTTCCACAGCGCCGACGAGGTGGAGAGTCCGGTTCACGCCCGGCCCGGGAAGATCGAGGGAAGGCGGTCCAACAGCAGCACGGACATTCAAG CTCTGAGGACCCAGGGCCCGTTCCGGACCTGGACCACGAGCAGCCAGGGAGGGGGGATGTGCAGCGATTCGGAGAGCGTGGGGGGCAGCAGTGAATCCCGCTCCATGGACTCCCCCACGGCCAGCCCAG GTGACTTTAAAAGAAGGCTTCCCAGGACTCCTTCCACAGGCACCATGTCCTCCGCTGATGACCTGGATGACCGAGAACCTCCGTCCCCTTCAGACAACG GCCTCAGTGAGATGGTAACTGAGACGGCCAGTTCCCCCGGACCCTTCCGGAACGCGCAGATGTCCAAGGCTGCGCAGACCCACAAGCTGCGGAAACTGCGGGCGCCTTCCAAGTGCCGGGAGTGCGACAGCCTGGTGGTGTTTCACGGAGCAGAGTGTGAGGAG TGTTCTCTGGCCTGCCATAAGAAGTGTCTTGAAACGCTTGCGATTCAATGCGGCCACAAGAAACTCCAAGGAAGGCTGCATCTTTTCGGGATTGATTTCACCCAGGCGGCCAAAAACAACCCGGATGGAATTCCATTTATTATCAAAAAGTGCACCTCTGAGATTGAAAACCGGGCTCTAAATATCAAG GGTATCTACCGAGTAAATGGAGCAAAATCTCGAGTAGAGAAGCTCTGCCAAGCttttgaaaatggcaaagatttGGTGGAACTATCTGACCTGTACCCTCACGATATCAGCAACGTCCTCAAGCTGTACCTGCGGCAG CTGCCGGAGCCATTGATCTTGTTCCGTTACTACAACGACTTCATCGGCCTGGCAAAAGAGTGCCAGAGGATCATCGTGGAGCAGGCTGAAGACAATTCCCAAATGAGCATCGAGCTGAACCGCGTCATCTTCAAGATCAGGGACCTACTGCGTCAGCTGCCCCCAGCCCACCATAAAACCCTGCAGTTCCTCATAGGGCACCTGTACAG GGTGACGGAAAAAGCGGACGAGAACAAAATGACCGCCAGCAACCTGGGAATCATTTTCGGGCCGACTCTGATCAAGCCCAGGCAGACGGACGCCGAGGTCTCCCTGTCCTCCCTGGTGGACTACCCTTACCAGGCCCTGATCGTGGAGCTGCTCATCCGCTACTACGAGAAGATCTTCGACGTGCCCCTGAGCCCGGTGTCCATCTCCCCCTCGGCCGGGGAGAGATCCCCTCTGCCCTCTAAAGTCCGGGAGTTGCGGCTGACCCCCCAGGAGAAGGAGCAGCACCTAAGCCGCCACTCAAAGTCTCTGGTTGACATTAAAGAG CAGAGTGCAAAAGTGTATAAAAGGCACTCATCTATAATTCCTTCCACTCATTTGCTGGATGAAGTTAAGGAAGTAAAACCAATGCCAGACGGGTTGGAGTTTGCACCCG CTATGGATGCGAATTCAGAGAACGGTCTTTTGTCGAAGAGCCTGTCGGAAGTCCAGAGGTCCAACTTTGTGTTCAGCAAGTCTAGTCACAGCACCACCAAAGTCCAGCTGCGTGCCCCGCGGGACAAGCTAATTTCCCGGCCAATCAGCATGCCTGTGGAGCGGCTGCTCAACCCGGCCCTGGTCAACGAGAGGAACTCCCGAAACGCCATGGAGACGGAGCGGAACCCTGCCATACAGGAGGTGACCGAACCTGAGAAGCCCGGCTCTCGAGTGAGCACCTATTACCGCAAGACTTACATCGACACCCACACTCTCAGGCGAACTTGGGACAAGCAGTACAAGCATTACGACGTCACCCCGAGGACAGCTATGATCATGGCCAACGTGCCCTCAGGCGGCGTGTCGGCCGGTACCTCCACCTTGTCGGCCTCCCTGCCGGCTTCGTACACCTCCAGCACCACCAGCACCATACTCGCCAACAAGCCATACACCGTCGCGGTGAGACCGGGGAGGACGTTGAAACGGGACGAGAACGGTGGCGAGCCGGACCCTGCGTCCAGGGCGTTCCGGGCCTCTCGGACTCTGCAGCCCCCGCCGGGGACTTTTTACAAACCGCCGCAGAGCGTCCGGACCAAGAAGCCGGAGGAGGAGCCGGGGGCAAAGAGCGGCGGGGAAGTAGCCGTCGGCGTGGAGCCCACTGCCGTGGGGGCGGAGGACCTTGTAGACGCGTCCCCCGTAGACGCGTCCCCCGTAGATGCGTCGCCCGTAGATGCGTCGCCCGTAGACGCGCCCCCCGTAGACGCGCCCCCTGTAGACGCATCCCCCGTGGACGTGGCCCCcgtcaccccccctccacctcagtTGCTCGCCTCCAGCCCCGAGGAGCTCAGCCAAAGCGAAGCCAAGCCAGTGTACCAGAGACTCCGCCCACGGCGCCTGCAGGAATGCGAGCACAGGGAAGCACACTTTGTGTGA